In a single window of the Arthrobacter zhangbolii genome:
- a CDS encoding phosphoribosyltransferase, with amino-acid sequence MPESATPPGPVPPHGWRDRTDAGRQLGAALTAYADAPQLLVLGLPRGGVPVAAEVAAALDAPLDVVVVRKIGYALQPELAAGAVAGIAGITGVVRNHDVLSYWRSRSSRADTMFKAAAEEELAEVRRREELFRPGTPVRAVPGATVILVDDGLATGSTMRAALGVVRRLAPAWLVAAAPVACGSAADIPASLADDVVVPWAHSGLDAVGLAYDSFPETTDAEVRAFLGVGGPPWLQ; translated from the coding sequence ATGCCGGAATCCGCCACCCCTCCAGGCCCCGTCCCCCCGCACGGATGGCGGGACCGCACCGATGCCGGCCGTCAGCTGGGCGCAGCGCTGACGGCCTATGCCGATGCACCCCAGCTGCTGGTGCTGGGCCTGCCCCGCGGCGGTGTGCCGGTGGCAGCGGAGGTGGCGGCCGCCCTGGACGCCCCGCTGGATGTGGTGGTGGTCCGCAAAATCGGATATGCGTTGCAGCCCGAGCTCGCCGCCGGGGCGGTCGCCGGGATAGCGGGAATCACCGGAGTGGTGCGGAACCATGACGTGCTTAGCTACTGGCGCAGCCGCAGCAGCCGGGCGGACACAATGTTTAAGGCTGCCGCCGAGGAAGAGCTGGCCGAAGTGCGGCGGCGGGAAGAGCTGTTCCGGCCCGGAACCCCGGTGCGGGCGGTGCCGGGGGCAACAGTGATCCTGGTGGATGACGGCCTGGCCACCGGCTCCACTATGCGCGCGGCGCTGGGGGTGGTCCGCCGGCTGGCCCCGGCCTGGCTGGTGGCTGCCGCCCCCGTGGCCTGCGGCAGCGCAGCGGACATCCCGGCGTCGCTGGCCGACGACGTCGTGGTGCCGTGGGCACACAGCGGACTGGACGCCGTCGGACTGGCCTATGACAGTTTTCCGGAGACCACGGACGCGGAGGTCCGGGCCTTTCTGGGGGTGGGCGGACCTCCGTGGCTGCAGTAA
- a CDS encoding LysR substrate-binding domain-containing protein, translating to MLDIRRLRLLRELKVRGTLASVATALNFSPSSVSQQLALLEKEVGVELLRKTGRRVTLTPQAEILVDHAAQILDSMERAEADLAESLTTVTGTVRLAVFQSAALALVPDALTILGRDYPEVRIEMTQREPETALYETWARDFDLVIAEQYPGHAAPRYPGLDRMQLTTDAIQLAVPEDRLGGADIRSIADTASCAWVMEPRGAASRHWAEQACRQAGFEPDVRYETADLQAQIRLIESGNAVGLMPELVWTGRTPTVRLLDLPGMPRRTIFTSVREAGSRRPAIRACREVLERTARLVA from the coding sequence ATGCTCGATATCCGCCGCCTGCGGCTGCTGCGCGAGCTGAAGGTCCGGGGCACTTTGGCCTCGGTTGCCACCGCCCTGAACTTCAGCCCGTCCTCGGTTTCACAGCAGCTGGCGCTGCTGGAAAAAGAGGTGGGCGTTGAGTTGCTGCGCAAAACCGGACGGCGGGTCACACTGACCCCACAGGCCGAGATCCTGGTGGATCATGCCGCGCAGATCCTGGACTCAATGGAACGTGCGGAGGCGGATCTGGCGGAGTCCCTGACCACGGTCACCGGTACGGTGCGGCTGGCGGTTTTCCAGTCCGCGGCACTGGCCCTGGTTCCAGATGCTCTCACCATCCTGGGGCGGGACTACCCCGAAGTGCGGATCGAAATGACCCAGCGCGAACCGGAAACGGCGCTGTACGAAACCTGGGCACGGGATTTTGATCTGGTGATCGCGGAACAGTATCCCGGACATGCTGCTCCCCGGTATCCGGGGCTGGACAGGATGCAGCTCACCACTGACGCCATCCAGCTCGCCGTACCCGAGGACCGGCTGGGCGGAGCGGATATCCGGTCCATTGCCGACACCGCCTCCTGCGCCTGGGTGATGGAGCCCCGCGGAGCGGCCTCCCGGCACTGGGCGGAGCAGGCCTGCCGCCAGGCCGGCTTCGAACCGGATGTCCGCTATGAAACGGCAGACCTGCAGGCGCAGATCCGGCTGATTGAGTCCGGCAACGCCGTCGGCCTGATGCCCGAACTGGTGTGGACCGGCCGCACCCCCACCGTGCGGCTGCTGGACCTGCCCGGCATGCCCCGGCGGACCATCTTCACGTCGGTCCGGGAAGCCGGCAGCCGCCGTCCCGCCATCCGGGCCTGCCGCGAGGTCCTGGAGCGGACGGCCCGGCTGGTGGCGTAA
- a CDS encoding YsnF/AvaK domain-containing protein, with amino-acid sequence MITNQQVEGLMAGSGNVLGPNGDRIGSVGTFYLDDQTDEPAWVTVNTGLFGTSETFIPLTEASVDGVDVLVPYSKEEVRNAPHIDSDGSISPEEEVTLYRYYGFAYDDGSSESITETETISADDGTMGGRDTMTDSGSGSDSDTGFGSGSGTGVGSGTGVGGGTGSGTESGRGMDAGLVSDERTADTSSGAGTSDLSDQSRSGANIDDAMTRSEERLNVGTENRSVGKARLRKYIVTETVTQQVPVSHEEVRIEREPITDANAGDALSGAELTEDEHEVTLHAEEPVISKHTEPVERVRLETETVTDTESISEEVRKEQIDTDVDETNIRRGTSGGSGSGGSGGSGSGGSDSGSSGSSGGSR; translated from the coding sequence ATGATCACGAATCAGCAGGTCGAAGGGCTTATGGCCGGGTCCGGCAATGTGCTGGGCCCCAACGGTGACAGGATCGGCTCGGTCGGCACGTTCTACCTGGATGACCAAACGGACGAGCCGGCCTGGGTCACGGTGAACACCGGTCTTTTCGGTACGTCGGAAACGTTCATTCCCCTCACCGAAGCAAGCGTTGACGGTGTTGACGTCCTGGTGCCGTATTCCAAGGAAGAGGTCAGGAACGCGCCGCACATCGACAGTGACGGCTCCATCAGTCCGGAAGAGGAAGTGACCCTCTACCGGTACTACGGGTTCGCCTACGACGACGGTTCGAGCGAGTCCATCACTGAAACGGAGACGATTTCCGCCGACGACGGGACCATGGGTGGACGCGACACCATGACGGACAGCGGTTCCGGATCGGACAGTGACACCGGCTTCGGCAGTGGCAGCGGAACCGGCGTTGGCAGCGGCACTGGCGTTGGCGGCGGAACCGGCAGCGGGACCGAGTCGGGTCGCGGCATGGACGCCGGGCTGGTCTCTGACGAGCGTACTGCCGACACCTCGAGTGGCGCGGGCACGTCAGACCTTTCGGATCAGTCCCGGTCCGGAGCCAACATCGATGACGCCATGACCCGGTCCGAGGAGCGCCTGAACGTTGGCACCGAAAACCGTTCCGTGGGCAAGGCTCGGCTGCGCAAGTACATCGTGACGGAAACGGTGACCCAGCAGGTTCCGGTCAGCCACGAGGAGGTCCGGATTGAGCGTGAGCCCATCACGGATGCCAACGCGGGTGACGCCCTTTCCGGTGCCGAGCTGACCGAGGATGAGCACGAGGTCACCCTGCATGCCGAGGAACCTGTGATCTCCAAGCACACCGAACCGGTGGAGCGTGTGCGGCTGGAGACCGAGACCGTCACGGATACGGAGAGCATTTCCGAGGAGGTCCGCAAGGAGCAAATCGATACGGATGTAGACGAGACCAACATCCGGCGAGGCACATCGGGCGGGTCCGGCTCCGGCGGCTCAGGCGGTTCGGGTTCCGGGGGTTCGGACTCCGGCAGCTCGGGCAGCTCCGGCGGCAGCCGCTAG
- a CDS encoding SDR family NAD(P)-dependent oxidoreductase: MTQTAVITGATSGIGAEFARRLAERGYNLVLTGRDTGRLADAAARLAEQYSVKTEYIGADLSTEDGVAAVARRVQEPDVRILVNNAGYGLKNDFARNDLDAEVDHLNVLVTAPLKLSHAALNAMQAGGGGRIINVASLAGLLPRGTYSAAKAWLINFSRWANIYYKDRGITVTAVCPGFVHTEFHQRMQMDKSVYPKWMWLQVEQVVREGLADAFAGKGMSIPSRRYRVVAAVSKLAPQTLVAKLAGRGR, from the coding sequence ATGACGCAGACAGCAGTAATCACAGGGGCAACCTCCGGCATCGGTGCGGAATTCGCCCGCCGTCTGGCCGAACGCGGCTACAACCTGGTGCTCACCGGCCGGGACACCGGGCGGCTGGCGGATGCCGCCGCACGGCTCGCGGAGCAATACTCGGTAAAAACGGAATACATCGGGGCGGACCTTTCCACCGAGGACGGCGTGGCCGCCGTGGCCCGGCGGGTGCAGGAGCCCGACGTCCGGATCCTGGTGAACAACGCCGGCTACGGGTTGAAGAACGACTTTGCCCGGAATGACCTTGATGCCGAGGTGGACCACCTCAATGTGCTGGTGACGGCTCCGTTGAAGCTCAGCCATGCGGCGCTGAACGCCATGCAGGCGGGCGGCGGCGGCCGGATCATCAACGTGGCCTCCCTTGCCGGCCTGCTGCCGCGCGGGACCTACAGTGCCGCCAAGGCGTGGCTGATCAACTTCAGCCGCTGGGCCAACATCTACTACAAGGACCGCGGCATCACCGTCACCGCCGTGTGCCCGGGATTTGTGCACACCGAGTTCCACCAGCGCATGCAGATGGACAAGAGCGTCTACCCCAAGTGGATGTGGCTGCAGGTTGAGCAGGTGGTGCGTGAGGGGCTCGCCGATGCCTTTGCCGGGAAGGGTATGTCCATCCCCTCCAGGCGGTACCGGGTAGTGGCGGCCGTGAGCAAGCTGGCGCCGCAGACGCTGGTAGCCAAACTCGCCGGCAGGGGACGCTAG
- a CDS encoding proline dehydrogenase family protein, giving the protein MTEIFEDRDVAGAVPNPQLAEQSVALVRRWLTEAAAVPVDASAAQLAGVLKDPDGLGFTVGFVDGVVRPEDIRVAARNLAALAPRVPGFLPWYMRAAVRAGGILGPVMPQVVIPAARKVLREMVGHLIVDATDAKLGKAIAGIRKENIRLNMNLLGEAVLGQHEAARRLEGTHALLARDDVDYVSIKVSATVAPHSPWAFTEAVEHVIESLTPLFRRAAQSPVKKFINLDMEEYKDLEMTMAVFTGILSNPEFKDLEAGIVLQAYLPDALSAMIRLQEFAAARRADGGAAIKVRVVKGANLPMEQVEASLHGWPLATWHTKADSDTNYKRVINYALHPDRIGNVRIGVAGHNLFDVAFAWLLAGERGVRDGIEFEMLLGMAAGQAEVVRRDVGSLLLYTPVVHPAEFDVAIAYLIRRLEEGASSENFMSAVFELAENEALFEREKLRFLASVENLDTTVPAPHRVQDRTLPAAAAATDSFDNTPDSDPSLPANQAWGRNILSRVPGSELGKAAVAAAAVGTEAELETVIDTAVTRGKAWGALSGAERAEVLHRAGEVLEARRADLMEVMAAETGKTLDQSDPEVSEAIDFAHYYAELARELDTVEGATFVPSRLTVVTPPWNFPVAIPAGSTLAALAAGSAVVIKPARQSARCGAVMVEALWEAGVPRDVLQMVQLGEQELGRQLISNPAVDRVILTGGYETAELFRSFRPDLPLLAETSGKNTVIVTPSADFDLAARDVAASAFGHAGQKCSAASLVILVGSVAKSPRFRNQLVDAVQSLKVGYPEDPTTQMGPVIEPAAGKLLRGLTELSEGETWLLQPEQLDDSGRLWSPGIRTGVRRGSEYHLTEYFGPILGVMTAATLEEAIDMANDIDYGLTAGLHSLDPAEMDVWLNRIQAGNLYVNRGITGAIVRRQPFGGWKKSAVGAGTKAGGPNYLIGLGNWETAAGTGAPELGTESTAARLVSAAESAGTVFDAADAADAAFLRRAAHSDAAAWAAEFGTAKDVSALSAERNVFRYVPVPVTVRLSEGGSAAELVRVLAAGVTAGSAVTVSSALDLPAGVRAVLTELGIGFTVESDAAWLASAAALTSGRVRLIGGSPLALAEATGGTPDIAVYAQPVTEAGRVELLPFLHEQAVSITAHRFGTPNHLSDALI; this is encoded by the coding sequence ATGACCGAAATCTTTGAGGACCGCGACGTCGCCGGCGCAGTCCCCAATCCGCAGCTCGCAGAGCAGTCCGTGGCACTTGTGCGCCGCTGGCTTACCGAGGCTGCAGCCGTCCCCGTGGATGCCTCGGCAGCACAGCTGGCCGGTGTCCTGAAGGACCCTGACGGCCTCGGTTTCACCGTGGGTTTTGTGGACGGCGTGGTCCGTCCCGAAGACATCCGCGTGGCCGCCCGCAACCTCGCGGCCCTGGCCCCCCGCGTACCCGGCTTCCTGCCCTGGTACATGCGCGCTGCCGTGCGCGCCGGCGGCATCCTCGGCCCGGTCATGCCGCAGGTGGTTATCCCTGCCGCCCGCAAGGTGCTGCGCGAAATGGTGGGCCACCTGATTGTGGACGCCACCGATGCCAAGCTCGGCAAGGCCATCGCCGGCATCCGCAAGGAGAACATCCGGCTGAACATGAACCTGCTGGGCGAGGCCGTCCTGGGCCAGCACGAGGCAGCCCGCCGGCTCGAGGGCACCCACGCCCTGCTGGCCCGCGACGACGTCGACTACGTCTCCATCAAGGTTTCCGCCACGGTGGCCCCGCATTCCCCCTGGGCCTTCACCGAAGCGGTGGAACACGTGATCGAGTCCCTGACCCCGCTCTTCCGCCGTGCCGCGCAGTCACCGGTGAAGAAGTTCATCAACCTGGACATGGAAGAGTACAAGGATCTGGAGATGACCATGGCGGTCTTCACCGGCATCCTCTCCAACCCCGAATTCAAGGACCTGGAAGCCGGCATTGTGCTCCAGGCCTACCTGCCGGACGCCCTCTCGGCCATGATCCGGCTGCAGGAATTCGCCGCCGCCCGCCGTGCCGATGGCGGCGCCGCCATCAAGGTGCGCGTGGTCAAGGGTGCCAATCTGCCCATGGAGCAGGTCGAAGCCTCCCTGCACGGCTGGCCGCTGGCCACCTGGCACACCAAGGCAGACAGCGATACCAACTACAAGCGCGTGATCAACTACGCCCTGCACCCGGACCGGATCGGCAACGTGCGGATCGGCGTGGCCGGACACAACCTCTTCGACGTCGCCTTCGCCTGGCTGCTCGCCGGGGAACGCGGCGTGCGGGACGGCATTGAATTCGAAATGCTGCTGGGCATGGCCGCCGGCCAGGCCGAGGTGGTACGCCGCGACGTCGGCAGCCTGCTGCTCTACACCCCGGTGGTGCACCCGGCGGAATTCGACGTTGCCATCGCCTACCTCATCCGCCGGCTCGAAGAAGGAGCCAGCTCCGAGAATTTTATGTCCGCCGTCTTCGAACTGGCGGAGAATGAAGCACTCTTCGAGCGCGAAAAGCTGCGCTTCCTGGCCTCGGTGGAGAACCTGGACACCACGGTGCCGGCTCCGCACCGCGTGCAGGACCGCACCCTGCCCGCCGCAGCAGCCGCCACGGACAGCTTCGACAACACCCCGGACAGCGACCCGTCGCTGCCCGCCAACCAGGCCTGGGGTCGGAACATCCTCTCCCGGGTGCCCGGCTCCGAGCTGGGCAAGGCCGCCGTGGCTGCCGCCGCCGTCGGCACCGAAGCCGAACTGGAAACCGTCATCGATACAGCGGTAACCAGGGGCAAGGCCTGGGGTGCGCTCAGCGGTGCCGAGCGCGCCGAAGTGCTGCACCGTGCCGGTGAGGTCCTGGAGGCCCGCCGCGCGGATCTGATGGAGGTTATGGCTGCCGAGACCGGCAAGACCCTGGACCAGTCGGACCCCGAGGTATCCGAAGCCATCGACTTCGCGCACTACTACGCCGAACTGGCCCGTGAGCTGGACACGGTCGAAGGCGCCACCTTTGTGCCGTCCCGGCTGACCGTGGTCACCCCGCCGTGGAACTTCCCGGTCGCCATCCCTGCCGGCTCCACCCTGGCCGCGCTGGCCGCCGGATCCGCCGTCGTCATCAAGCCCGCCCGCCAGTCCGCCCGCTGCGGCGCCGTCATGGTCGAGGCGCTGTGGGAAGCAGGTGTGCCCCGCGACGTGCTGCAGATGGTGCAGCTGGGCGAGCAGGAACTGGGCCGCCAGCTGATCTCCAACCCCGCCGTGGACCGCGTGATCCTCACCGGCGGTTACGAGACCGCCGAACTGTTCCGTTCCTTCCGCCCGGACCTGCCGCTGCTGGCAGAGACATCCGGCAAGAACACCGTGATCGTCACCCCCAGCGCGGACTTCGACCTCGCCGCCCGCGACGTCGCCGCATCCGCCTTCGGCCACGCCGGGCAGAAGTGCTCGGCCGCGTCACTCGTGATCCTGGTGGGTTCCGTGGCGAAGTCCCCGCGCTTCCGCAACCAGCTGGTGGACGCAGTGCAGTCCCTGAAGGTCGGCTACCCGGAGGATCCCACCACGCAGATGGGCCCGGTCATTGAACCGGCCGCCGGCAAGCTGCTGCGCGGCCTCACCGAGCTCAGCGAGGGTGAGACCTGGCTGCTGCAGCCCGAACAGCTCGATGACAGCGGCCGGCTGTGGAGCCCGGGCATCCGCACCGGTGTCCGCCGCGGCTCGGAATACCACCTCACGGAGTACTTCGGCCCGATCCTGGGCGTGATGACCGCCGCGACGCTGGAAGAGGCCATCGACATGGCCAATGACATTGACTACGGCCTCACCGCGGGACTGCACTCGCTGGACCCGGCGGAAATGGATGTCTGGCTCAACCGCATCCAGGCGGGCAACCTGTACGTGAACCGCGGAATCACCGGCGCCATTGTCCGCCGCCAGCCGTTCGGCGGCTGGAAGAAGTCCGCCGTGGGCGCCGGCACCAAGGCCGGCGGCCCGAACTACCTGATCGGTCTGGGCAACTGGGAAACCGCGGCAGGCACCGGGGCCCCGGAGCTGGGCACGGAAAGCACCGCCGCACGGCTGGTCTCGGCTGCGGAATCGGCCGGTACGGTCTTCGACGCCGCCGACGCCGCCGACGCCGCGTTCCTGCGCCGCGCCGCCCACAGTGACGCCGCTGCCTGGGCAGCGGAGTTCGGCACCGCGAAGGACGTTTCGGCACTGTCCGCCGAGCGCAACGTCTTCCGCTACGTGCCGGTGCCGGTGACGGTCCGCCTCTCCGAGGGCGGGTCCGCAGCTGAACTGGTTCGGGTCCTGGCCGCTGGCGTGACCGCAGGATCGGCAGTGACGGTCTCCTCCGCGCTCGACCTGCCCGCCGGTGTCCGCGCCGTACTCACCGAACTCGGCATCGGGTTCACCGTGGAGAGCGACGCCGCGTGGCTGGCCTCAGCCGCCGCGCTGACCTCCGGCCGGGTCCGGCTGATCGGTGGATCCCCGCTGGCGCTGGCCGAAGCCACCGGCGGTACCCCGGATATCGCCGTGTACGCCCAGCCGGTTACCGAAGCGGGCCGGGTGGAGTTGCTGCCGTTCCTGCATGAACAGGCCGTCAGCATCACCGCGCACCGCTTCGGCACGCCGAACCACCTTTCGGACGCGCTGATCTAG
- a CDS encoding ATP-grasp domain-containing protein gives MSTPTVYALHENPEWFPPFARAFEAEGIHVEEWLLTDGVLDLDAVPPEGIFWSRISASAHTRDHGLSKDYARSVLSWLEAHGRRTVNGRRVLEMEMSKVDQLTALRAAGIDTPRTVAAVGRDQILAAAKEFEAPFILKHNQGGKGLGVRKFESHGELADYVASEEFEEPVDGITLVQEFIVAAEPFITRAEIVGGEFIYAIRADTARGGFQLCPADACAIDPVTGRPVMPPGATIAPDADTQLFSLREDFDSPVIAKYLDFARRNGIEVCGIEFIEAADGRLLTYDVNTNTNYNAAVEAVAPRSAPRALARYLAGLAGQDA, from the coding sequence ATGAGCACCCCCACGGTTTATGCCCTGCATGAGAATCCCGAATGGTTTCCGCCCTTTGCGCGCGCCTTCGAGGCAGAGGGGATCCACGTGGAGGAATGGCTGCTCACCGACGGGGTGCTGGACCTGGACGCCGTACCGCCGGAAGGGATTTTCTGGTCCCGGATCAGTGCCTCCGCGCATACCCGCGACCACGGGCTGTCCAAGGACTATGCCCGCTCCGTGCTGTCCTGGCTTGAGGCGCACGGCCGACGCACGGTGAACGGCCGCCGCGTGCTGGAGATGGAAATGAGCAAGGTGGACCAGCTGACCGCGCTGCGCGCTGCGGGCATTGACACCCCGCGCACCGTGGCAGCGGTGGGCCGCGACCAGATCCTGGCGGCTGCGAAGGAATTTGAAGCCCCGTTCATCCTCAAGCACAACCAGGGCGGCAAGGGCCTCGGGGTGCGGAAGTTCGAGTCGCACGGCGAGCTGGCGGATTACGTTGCCTCGGAGGAGTTCGAGGAACCTGTGGACGGCATCACCCTGGTCCAGGAATTCATTGTTGCCGCCGAACCCTTTATTACCCGGGCGGAGATTGTCGGCGGCGAGTTCATTTACGCGATCCGGGCGGATACCGCCCGCGGCGGCTTCCAGCTTTGCCCGGCCGACGCCTGCGCCATTGACCCGGTCACCGGCCGGCCCGTGATGCCCCCGGGGGCCACCATCGCCCCCGACGCAGACACCCAGCTGTTCAGCCTGCGCGAGGACTTCGACTCGCCGGTGATCGCCAAGTACCTGGACTTCGCCCGGCGCAACGGGATTGAGGTCTGCGGCATCGAATTCATCGAAGCGGCCGACGGCCGGCTGCTCACCTATGACGTGAACACCAACACCAACTACAACGCCGCCGTTGAGGCGGTGGCACCCCGGTCCGCGCCGCGGGCGCTGGCCAGGTACCTCGCCGGCCTAGCCGGCCAGGACGCCTAG
- a CDS encoding SGNH/GDSL hydrolase family protein — translation METQQSSAQPRPNFSGAGYVALGSSYAAGPGLGIPVPRSAPGARRTDANYPHRLASALDLMLTDVTSSGAVTADILYRRQYGQPPQADALTPDTDLVTITVGGNDIGYVMGLVAAGLPPGPARLAGLAGGLQRLGTGGLDRQLVLLEASLTMVGELVRRRAPRARVLFVQYLPVLPPDPVVRVPRMSTRQAASGRRFFTHLAGATARAAAATGATLVPVAAAGADHHAWSDDPWTTAGIRPRPGGPLPFHPNTEGMAAVAAMIGAELTGSGAAP, via the coding sequence ATGGAGACCCAGCAGAGCAGTGCACAGCCGCGTCCGAACTTCTCCGGTGCCGGGTATGTCGCCCTGGGCAGCTCCTACGCTGCCGGCCCGGGGCTGGGGATTCCGGTCCCCCGCTCAGCGCCCGGCGCCCGCCGCACCGACGCGAACTATCCCCACCGCCTGGCGTCCGCGCTGGACCTGATGCTCACCGACGTCACCAGTTCCGGGGCGGTCACTGCGGACATTCTCTACCGCCGGCAATACGGCCAACCGCCCCAGGCGGACGCGCTGACCCCGGACACGGACCTGGTCACCATCACTGTGGGCGGCAATGACATTGGCTACGTCATGGGTCTGGTGGCCGCCGGTTTGCCGCCCGGTCCGGCCCGGCTCGCCGGGCTGGCAGGCGGACTGCAGCGGCTCGGCACCGGGGGCCTGGACCGGCAGCTGGTTCTGCTCGAAGCCTCCCTCACCATGGTGGGCGAACTGGTCCGCCGGCGCGCGCCGCGGGCACGGGTCCTTTTTGTCCAGTACCTTCCCGTGCTGCCGCCGGACCCCGTGGTCCGTGTGCCGCGGATGAGTACCCGGCAGGCAGCGTCCGGGCGGAGGTTCTTTACGCATCTGGCCGGTGCAACGGCGCGTGCGGCCGCGGCTACCGGGGCAACTCTGGTTCCGGTAGCCGCTGCGGGTGCGGACCACCATGCCTGGTCCGATGACCCCTGGACCACCGCGGGCATCCGTCCGCGGCCGGGCGGCCCGCTGCCCTTTCACCCAAACACGGAAGGCATGGCGGCCGTGGCCGCAATGATCGGGGCTGAGCTGACGGGTTCCGGCGCCGCTCCCTAG
- a CDS encoding long-chain-fatty-acid--CoA ligase, with amino-acid sequence MSAAAESVSEPLWVKNYQSGVPAQIDLPTESLTAMMEDAVDRFGSKVALEFFGAETTYKELGDRINRAAEGLRRLGVRKGHRVAVILPNCPQYLIAFYAVLRLGAVVVGHNPLYTERELRHQFENHGAKVAIVWDKVVEKVQDFPDDVAVDTIVAVNITKAMPRLKRMALTLPLPSVRRTRQGLTAKTENTLAWEELLDTAPLAKDHPRPKVTDLAALQYTSGTTGVPKGVMLTHFNLRSNALQGKAWMHGAQEGKEVIYGVLPMFHAFGLTLYLTFSVLTGSRLVLFPKFDVDLVMTAAKKSKPTVFCAVPPIYEKTALESKKRGVDLSTIRYAISGAMTLPAATVQLWEEVSGGLLVEGYGLTESSPVALGNPFAPSRRNGTIGVPFPSTEMRVVDPEAPENDVDPGTPGELLIRGPQVFAGYWNNPEGSAEVLLDGGWLRTGDIVTVDEDGFVKVVDRRKELIITGGFNVSPTEVEEVLRTHQLILDAAVVGLPRADGGEQVVAAVVLQEGAELDEAALRAYCRERLTPYKVPRKILAIEELPKSMLGKVLRRQVRDSLLKDA; translated from the coding sequence ATGTCCGCTGCTGCCGAATCTGTGTCTGAACCGCTGTGGGTGAAGAACTATCAGAGCGGTGTTCCGGCGCAGATTGACCTGCCCACGGAATCCCTCACCGCCATGATGGAAGACGCGGTGGACCGTTTCGGCAGCAAGGTGGCACTGGAATTCTTCGGCGCTGAGACCACTTACAAGGAGCTGGGCGACCGGATCAACCGGGCCGCCGAAGGCCTGCGCCGCCTGGGTGTGCGCAAGGGCCACCGCGTAGCCGTCATCCTGCCCAACTGCCCGCAGTACCTCATTGCGTTCTACGCCGTGCTCCGCCTGGGCGCCGTCGTCGTCGGCCACAACCCGCTGTACACCGAGCGGGAACTGCGCCACCAGTTCGAAAACCACGGTGCCAAGGTCGCCATCGTGTGGGACAAGGTGGTGGAGAAGGTCCAGGACTTCCCGGACGACGTCGCTGTGGACACCATCGTGGCCGTGAACATCACCAAGGCCATGCCGCGGCTGAAGCGGATGGCGCTGACCCTGCCGCTGCCGTCGGTACGCCGGACCCGCCAGGGACTGACGGCGAAGACGGAAAACACCCTGGCCTGGGAGGAGCTGCTGGACACCGCTCCGCTGGCGAAGGACCATCCGCGCCCCAAGGTCACCGACCTGGCGGCACTGCAGTACACCTCTGGCACCACCGGTGTGCCCAAGGGGGTAATGCTCACGCACTTCAACCTGCGCTCGAATGCCCTGCAGGGCAAGGCCTGGATGCACGGAGCGCAGGAGGGCAAGGAAGTCATCTACGGTGTCCTGCCGATGTTCCACGCCTTCGGCCTCACCCTGTACCTGACCTTCTCCGTGCTCACCGGCTCGAGGCTGGTGCTTTTCCCCAAGTTCGATGTGGATCTGGTGATGACCGCGGCGAAGAAGTCCAAGCCCACCGTCTTCTGCGCCGTGCCGCCCATCTATGAAAAGACCGCGCTGGAGTCCAAGAAGCGCGGTGTGGACCTCTCCACCATCCGCTACGCCATTTCCGGCGCCATGACCCTGCCGGCAGCCACGGTGCAGCTTTGGGAAGAGGTTTCCGGCGGGCTGCTGGTGGAGGGCTACGGCCTGACCGAATCCTCGCCCGTGGCACTGGGCAACCCCTTTGCCCCTTCCCGGCGCAACGGCACCATCGGCGTTCCGTTCCCCAGCACCGAGATGCGCGTGGTGGATCCGGAAGCTCCGGAGAACGATGTGGATCCCGGCACCCCCGGCGAACTGCTGATCCGCGGACCCCAGGTGTTCGCCGGATACTGGAACAATCCCGAAGGCAGCGCAGAGGTACTGCTCGACGGCGGCTGGCTGCGGACAGGGGACATCGTCACCGTTGATGAGGACGGGTTTGTGAAGGTGGTGGACCGGCGCAAGGAACTGATCATCACCGGCGGGTTCAACGTCTCCCCGACGGAGGTGGAGGAAGTGCTGCGCACCCACCAGCTCATCCTCGACGCCGCCGTCGTGGGACTGCCCCGCGCCGACGGAGGCGAGCAGGTGGTGGCCGCCGTCGTACTCCAGGAAGGTGCGGAACTGGATGAGGCCGCCCTGCGCGCCTACTGCCGGGAACGGCTTACCCCCTACAAGGTGCCGCGGAAGATCCTTGCCATCGAGGAGCTGCCCAAGTCCATGCTCGGCAAGGTGCTGCGCCGGCAGGTCCGCGACAGCCTGCTGAAGGACGCATAG